In Leptodesmis sichuanensis A121, the following are encoded in one genomic region:
- a CDS encoding AAA family ATPase — translation MRITEIEIKNFRGFHKAHPINLHSTGKNVVIYGENGSGKSSLFLALKQFLSSYELSHTLADHRNIFADPSDSAHIKITLSNGNPPYEWSESVIQTNAPEILAGYKFSGFLEYRDILKTHTLAPNNNQVNLFDLLVFTLLADIENPFTTPRQTFSQHWATIQTKLPKDNRYTRDITALRQELQQFNNGLNALLPQLTAEMTEIFGRFEYGKVKLTFEPVSCFYDSTRKAIGGQEIRLTVEFANKNLQGQHPNYLNEAKLSAIGIAIYLASLKLKPLPAGDLAILVLDDVLIGLDMSNRLPIIDIIESHFIQNYQIFLMTYDREWFEILCEHFADPNGSSWKAFEFYCADDNELELPIFAERTKGRDEYIQRAEKYLQVHDYKAAAVYARSAYEAILKFFCNKKGVPVPYQDKPKNLKIDQMWTAVKNYEKNDGTCYVDSKTASAIDKAIRKVLNPLSHSRPVSVYRREVQYAIVAVKRLQNELK, via the coding sequence ATGAGAATCACAGAAATTGAGATCAAAAACTTTCGCGGTTTTCACAAAGCTCACCCCATCAATCTCCATAGCACCGGCAAAAACGTAGTCATCTACGGGGAAAATGGCAGTGGCAAGTCATCTCTGTTTCTGGCGCTCAAGCAATTTCTCAGCTCCTACGAACTCAGCCATACCCTTGCCGATCACCGCAACATCTTTGCCGATCCCAGTGATAGCGCCCACATTAAAATTACGCTAAGCAATGGGAATCCACCCTACGAATGGTCAGAATCAGTCATTCAAACTAATGCGCCTGAAATCTTAGCAGGGTATAAATTCAGTGGCTTTCTGGAATACCGCGATATCCTCAAAACCCACACCCTTGCCCCCAACAATAACCAGGTCAACCTGTTTGACCTTCTAGTGTTCACCCTCCTAGCCGATATTGAAAATCCTTTCACAACGCCACGCCAGACCTTTAGCCAGCACTGGGCAACGATTCAAACAAAACTGCCCAAAGATAATCGCTACACACGCGACATTACTGCACTCAGGCAAGAGCTTCAACAATTCAACAATGGGCTGAATGCCCTGCTGCCACAACTGACAGCAGAAATGACCGAAATCTTTGGCCGCTTTGAATATGGCAAGGTCAAACTCACTTTTGAACCTGTTTCCTGCTTTTACGATTCCACCCGAAAAGCAATCGGTGGGCAGGAAATCAGGCTCACGGTCGAGTTTGCTAACAAAAATCTGCAAGGGCAACATCCCAATTATCTAAATGAAGCCAAACTTTCAGCGATCGGGATTGCTATTTATCTGGCATCTCTCAAGCTTAAACCTTTGCCTGCTGGCGATTTGGCAATTCTTGTTTTAGATGATGTGCTGATTGGCTTAGATATGTCAAACCGCCTACCCATTATTGACATCATCGAGAGTCATTTCATCCAAAACTATCAAATCTTTCTGATGACCTACGATCGCGAGTGGTTTGAAATCCTCTGCGAACATTTCGCTGATCCCAACGGATCATCCTGGAAAGCATTTGAATTCTACTGTGCCGATGATAACGAACTAGAACTACCGATTTTTGCCGAGCGGACTAAAGGTAGAGACGAATACATACAGCGTGCAGAAAAATATTTACAGGTTCACGACTATAAAGCTGCCGCAGTCTATGCTCGTAGCGCCTACGAAGCCATTCTTAAATTCTTTTGTAATAAAAAGGGCGTTCCAGTTCCTTATCAAGATAAGCCGAAGAACCTCAAAATTGACCAAATGTGGACTGCTGTAAAGAACTACGAGAAAAATGATGGAACATGCTACGTTGATTCTAAAACAGCGAGTGCGATCGATAAAGCCATCAGAAAAGTCCTCAATCCCTTGAGCCATTCACGCCCTGTTTCAGTCTATCGTCGTGAGGTTCAGTATGCGATCGTTGCTGTCAAACGGTTACAGAACGAACTAAAGTAA
- a CDS encoding DUF2283 domain-containing protein, with translation MAKSVTVWFDPEADFLEVKFSDAPGYMRETNNDAIMERVDIDGNVIGFSILNVSQLAKEHPLFAQLTGTSAG, from the coding sequence ATGGCAAAATCAGTAACTGTTTGGTTTGACCCTGAAGCTGACTTTCTTGAAGTTAAATTCTCGGATGCTCCTGGTTATATGCGTGAAACTAACAACGATGCCATTATGGAGCGGGTAGATATAGACGGAAACGTGATCGGTTTCTCTATTCTCAACGTTAGCCAACTAGCAAAAGAACATCCTTTGTTTGCTCAATTGACAGGAACATCTGCCGGATAG
- a CDS encoding IS630 family transposase (programmed frameshift), with product MPSPYSYDLRCKAIEAVGRGERKSEVCRMLHISRNTLDLWLKRLEQTGDCRAVTGFQTGSRQKITDWDRFRAFVQQHGGKTQAQMAQLWGDNVSQQNISDALKKIGVSRKKTYGYRERDELQRQAFREQLKTKSADEIIYVDEAGIDNREDYPYGYCEIGQRFAAFKSGKRTERVSWIAALCQRHLIAPLTFEGSCNRDLFEMWLEHCLLPQLQPGRVIVIDNASFHCSQYIDEIVAAVGCEIWYLPAYSPDLNQIEHWWFVLKNWMRQRWDEFDSFRDCVDAAFKYCPNVLS from the exons ATGCCATCTCCCTACAGTTACGACCTTCGCTGCAAAGCGATCGAGGCCGTTGGTCGTGGTGAACGCAAAAGCGAGGTCTGCCGGATGTTGCACATCAGTCGCAACACCTTGGACTTGTGGTTGAAACGTCTGGAACAAACGGGAGATTGCCGAGCCGTAACGGGATTTCAAACCGGCAGTCGGCAAAAAATTACGGATTGGGATCGCTTTCGCGCCTTTGTCCAACAGCATGGTGGCAAGACGCAAGCGCAGATGGCTCAATTGTGGGGAGACAACGTCAGTCAACAGAACATCAGTGATGCCTTGAAAAAGATTGGGGTGAGTCGG AAAAAAACTTACGGCTACCGAGAACGAGATGAACTCCAGCGTCAAGCGTTCCGCGAGCAGTTGAAGACGAAATCGGCAGACGAGATTATCTATGTAGATGAAGCAGGCATCGACAATCGCGAGGATTATCCCTATGGCTACTGCGAAATTGGACAGCGCTTTGCTGCCTTTAAATCAGGCAAACGGACGGAGCGAGTGAGTTGGATAGCGGCACTGTGTCAACGTCACCTAATTGCCCCTCTGACCTTTGAAGGCTCATGTAACCGAGACTTGTTCGAGATGTGGTTAGAGCACTGTTTGCTGCCTCAGTTGCAACCAGGTAGGGTGATTGTGATTGACAATGCCAGTTTTCACTGCTCTCAATACATTGATGAAATCGTGGCTGCAGTAGGCTGTGAGATTTGGTATCTACCCGCCTATTCCCCTGACTTAAATCAAATTGAGCATTGGTGGTTTGTGCTCAAAAATTGGATGCGACAACGCTGGGATGAATTTGACAGTTTTCGTGACTGTGTTGATGCTGCTTTCAAATATTGTCCTAACGTGCTTTCGTAG
- a CDS encoding TaqI-like C-terminal specificity domain-containing protein, producing the protein MLRTILILLCQLEVRNVSWTGKPEPKAEQIFAQTYPAIHHHFSQFREALIKRYDQGKFFWELRSCIYWQEFERSKIFIPAIAQSADYAADYSGYYGNDKTNICVTDEVEFILGILNSKVMWWFIQQTAASKQGGFYEFKPMYVTQISIPPASERDKGTIETLVSYILHLTTQSLHDPSDKLMLDYFEQLINALVYELYLPADLHAHNLSFAPLLQAEALPAIDDIPGDKLAALRAIFQRLYATDHPLRRHLFLLDTIPTIRIIEGKEA; encoded by the coding sequence TTGTTGAGGACAATCTTAATCCTATTGTGCCAGTTGGAAGTGCGGAATGTGAGTTGGACAGGTAAACCTGAGCCAAAAGCCGAACAAATTTTTGCTCAAACCTATCCAGCCATTCATCACCACTTTTCTCAATTCAGAGAAGCCCTGATTAAACGGTACGATCAAGGCAAGTTTTTCTGGGAACTGCGGTCTTGTATCTACTGGCAGGAGTTTGAGCGATCGAAGATTTTTATTCCAGCGATCGCCCAATCAGCCGATTACGCCGCTGATTATTCTGGATATTACGGCAACGATAAAACAAATATTTGTGTTACCGATGAGGTTGAATTCATTCTAGGAATTCTCAACTCCAAGGTTATGTGGTGGTTTATTCAACAAACTGCTGCTTCTAAACAGGGTGGTTTTTATGAATTCAAGCCAATGTATGTGACACAAATCTCCATTCCCCCAGCCTCAGAGCGCGACAAAGGCACCATTGAAACCCTTGTCTCCTACATCCTCCACCTCACCACCCAGAGCCTTCACGACCCCAGCGATAAACTCATGCTCGACTATTTTGAGCAACTGATCAACGCCCTCGTCTACGAACTCTACCTGCCCGCAGACCTCCACGCCCACAACCTCAGCTTCGCTCCCCTCCTGCAAGCCGAAGCTCTCCCCGCGATCGACGACATCCCAGGCGACAAACTCGCTGCCCTGCGGGCCATCTTCCAACGCCTCTACGCCACCGATCATCCCCTGCGCCGTCATCTCTTTTTGCTTGACACCATTCCTACCATCCGCATCATCGAAGGCAAGGAGGCATGA
- a CDS encoding IS1634 family transposase, whose translation MLLNGELIVQNLDHLGIVAGLVDELKIVEQINQHLGEDPREQISPGVAVKAMILNGLGLVSAPLYLFEQFFVGKATEHLLGAGVLAAHLNDDRLGRVLDALYLGGLSPIFMAICLTAARKFGVVCKSAHFDSTSLSVEGEYLPESQVTEGVAPVPIHITYGYSRDRRPDLKQFVMNLVCWGDGEIPAFIELADGNQSDKTRFADLMQEFKSQWNFEGLYVADAALYSEQNLQQVSGLRWLTRVPLTLNAASELISQLADAAFETTELEGYRIATVCCDYGGVQQRWLVVESQKRKQADLKKLDKTLTQATAHWQSQLRQLCAQEFACEADAIAALEKFGQKLPWHQLDGMGVKQTVHYDKPGKPKRGHPPSRITYHPQASLTLNTTVVARHQQRAGRFILATNVLESEQLSAQQALEEYKGQQGNERGFRFLKDPLFFASSVFLKSPERIMALAMIMGLCLLVYNLGQRQLRQALQQANQTLPNQLGKGTQRPTLRWVFQCFMAVHYVVLNGVQQVVNLTDDRRHILQFFGSACRRYYLLC comes from the coding sequence GTGCTGTTGAACGGCGAATTGATTGTGCAGAACCTGGATCATCTGGGCATCGTGGCCGGATTGGTAGACGAGTTAAAGATTGTGGAGCAGATCAACCAACATTTGGGAGAAGACCCGCGAGAGCAAATTAGCCCAGGGGTGGCGGTAAAAGCCATGATTCTGAATGGATTAGGGCTGGTATCTGCGCCGTTGTACCTGTTTGAACAATTCTTTGTGGGGAAAGCAACGGAACATTTGCTGGGCGCAGGAGTACTGGCGGCGCATCTCAATGACGACCGGTTAGGACGAGTCCTCGACGCCCTGTACTTGGGCGGACTAAGCCCAATATTTATGGCCATTTGCCTGACGGCGGCCCGCAAATTTGGAGTCGTGTGCAAGAGCGCCCATTTCGACTCGACTTCACTTTCGGTGGAGGGCGAGTATTTGCCGGAGTCCCAGGTGACTGAGGGCGTTGCCCCTGTTCCGATTCACATCACCTATGGCTATTCGCGGGACCGTCGTCCTGACCTGAAGCAGTTTGTGATGAATTTGGTGTGTTGGGGGGATGGAGAGATTCCCGCGTTCATTGAGTTAGCCGACGGTAATCAGTCCGATAAAACCCGCTTTGCTGACTTGATGCAGGAGTTTAAGTCGCAGTGGAACTTTGAGGGGTTGTATGTGGCGGATGCTGCCCTCTACAGTGAGCAAAACTTGCAACAGGTGTCCGGGTTGCGATGGCTGACCCGAGTGCCGTTGACGCTGAATGCAGCATCGGAGTTAATCAGCCAGTTGGCAGACGCTGCGTTCGAGACTACGGAGCTGGAAGGGTATCGGATTGCGACTGTCTGCTGCGACTATGGCGGTGTCCAACAGCGATGGTTGGTGGTCGAAAGCCAGAAACGCAAACAGGCTGACCTCAAGAAGTTAGATAAAACCTTGACCCAGGCAACCGCCCATTGGCAATCGCAATTACGACAATTATGCGCTCAAGAATTTGCTTGCGAAGCTGATGCGATAGCCGCACTCGAAAAATTTGGACAGAAGCTACCGTGGCATCAACTGGATGGAATGGGTGTGAAGCAAACGGTGCACTATGACAAACCGGGTAAGCCCAAACGGGGTCATCCTCCCAGTCGCATTACCTATCACCCTCAAGCCTCGTTAACTTTGAATACTACGGTTGTGGCCAGACATCAGCAACGGGCTGGGCGCTTCATTCTGGCAACCAATGTTCTCGAGTCTGAGCAATTAAGCGCGCAACAGGCGCTGGAGGAATACAAAGGGCAACAAGGGAATGAGCGGGGCTTTCGGTTTCTCAAAGACCCTCTGTTCTTTGCTTCCAGTGTCTTCCTCAAATCCCCAGAACGGATCATGGCACTTGCTATGATCATGGGCTTGTGCTTGCTCGTGTACAACTTGGGCCAACGCCAACTCCGTCAAGCACTTCAGCAGGCCAACCAAACCTTGCCCAACCAGCTTGGCAAAGGCACTCAACGCCCGACCCTACGTTGGGTCTTTCAGTGTTTTATGGCAGTGCATTATGTCGTGCTCAATGGGGTTCAGCAAGTGGTCAATCTCACTGACGATCGCCGCCATATTCTCCAATTTTTCGGTTCTGCCTGTCGGCGGTATTACTTACTTTGTTGA
- a CDS encoding IS982 family transposase, whose product MFTIEEFIIAVFCCVDDLLKAITQGQPIRAKGFAPALSDSEVMTMEIVAEYQGIDTDQAIWRYFRRHWLEWFPGLGSRSAFVRQAANLWQYKQRLQQHLSTELGAFADEVHLVDGIPIPLCGFSRAPECRSFKGIAAYGYCAAKKQFYYGFHGHLLISATGVITGFSLTPANGSEREALWDMVQTIHGWLIGDKGYLSAALQQELRAVGIELETALRSNMQDTREPAWVALLQRIRRLIETVIGQLVERFSIEKVWARDLWHLTSRINRKLLAHTVCRWLNRHSADPLQFDQLVSQ is encoded by the coding sequence ATGTTTACTATCGAAGAGTTTATCATTGCAGTTTTTTGCTGTGTGGACGATTTGCTGAAGGCAATCACTCAAGGGCAACCCATCCGAGCCAAAGGATTTGCCCCTGCCTTGTCCGACAGTGAGGTAATGACGATGGAAATTGTGGCAGAGTACCAAGGGATTGATACAGACCAGGCAATTTGGCGCTATTTCCGTCGGCACTGGTTGGAGTGGTTTCCTGGCTTGGGCAGTCGTTCTGCCTTTGTCCGTCAGGCTGCAAACCTCTGGCAGTACAAGCAACGACTCCAGCAGCACCTGTCCACTGAGTTAGGGGCTTTTGCTGATGAGGTGCATCTGGTCGATGGCATTCCTATCCCGTTGTGTGGGTTTAGTCGTGCCCCGGAGTGTCGCAGTTTCAAGGGGATTGCTGCTTACGGTTACTGCGCGGCTAAAAAGCAGTTCTATTATGGCTTTCATGGTCATTTGCTCATCAGTGCAACAGGGGTGATTACAGGGTTTAGCCTCACCCCAGCCAATGGCAGTGAACGCGAGGCATTGTGGGACATGGTGCAGACGATTCATGGTTGGCTCATTGGCGACAAAGGTTACCTCTCTGCCGCTCTCCAGCAAGAGCTTCGAGCTGTGGGGATTGAACTAGAAACTGCCCTGCGCTCCAATATGCAGGATACTCGTGAGCCTGCTTGGGTGGCGTTACTCCAACGAATTAGACGACTGATTGAAACGGTGATTGGGCAATTAGTCGAACGCTTCTCAATTGAGAAGGTCTGGGCACGAGATTTATGGCATTTGACCAGTCGCATCAATCGCAAGCTTCTAGCTCATACCGTTTGTCGATGGCTCAACCGTCACAGTGCTGACCCCTTGCAGTTCGACCAGCTTGTGTCACAGTAG
- a CDS encoding Eco57I restriction-modification methylase domain-containing protein — translation MSDLKLKQDIARSLNHFSTGNLADHAQSLFQTLGYQTDKAIRLDSPTVDAFRSQFDQGKVFNPKTARSEEWQFVDLMFQLTKDEITGSEQIRLNFGGSPRIDNSIIESYLFFAIELAGNTYSRSQLASITREINKLFPMPVMLVFKHGQTLTLSIINRRLHKRDESKDVLEKVTLIKDIDCANPHRAHVEILFDLSLEQLYKTHKFSNFVELHRAWQKTLDSTELNKRFFQEISDWYFWARQQVRFPDDAPKDEEGLDSVSLIRLITRLIFVWFLKEKRPALIPNPSPQGEGSRNQSPSPQGEGFRVRANSLVPDELFQLPHLKELIDLDDPTASTYYKAILQNLFFATLNQEMNTPEQPDNRKFRGKAKPGSRDQHFMVHNVYRYRDLFRQPEQALQLFEQVPFLNGGLFECLDQPDPQNPKQTLRIDGFSDRADNPLSVPNYLFFSDEQEIDLNEVYGTKKKRFKVRGLINIFSRYKFTITENTPLEEEIALDPELLGKVFENLLAAYNPETKVTARKQTGSFYTPREVVDYMVDESLLVYLENALLPSPPAPLPGERGAGTSPTLTLPSPWGVGRRTCEAGGRGDEGDPISGKLREIPRALLERARELRSKQTPAEEILWECLRDRRLHNFKFRRQHNIGQYITDFYCHGAKLVIELDGGIHETQTERDADRDSWMQSQGLTVLRLRNEQIFEQLETALQIILSALIPSPSPQEEGSWNQSPSPQGEGFRVREKLRQLLDYKTPDNPFADDPENTVLLIAAIDSLKVLDPAVGSGAFPMGMLQKLVFILGKLDPNNEFWKHQQKEREIRPVLEDLQQAQKISYEQAREAAVKQLEERLAEIEADFADNEMDYPRKLFLIENSIYGVDIQPIAVQIAKLRFFISLIVEQRVDDTAPNRGILPLPNLETKFIAANTLMSIDRPAQMTLGALAVQEKEQELAEVRHRIFTARTQATKNKYREKDKQLRDEIAVLLKREGWADHTATQLAQWNPYDQNASAGFFDPEWMFGIKDRFDVCIGNPPYVRQEQIKHLKEQFKSQYECFTGTADLYVYFYERGLKLLREQGVLTFISSNKYFRAAYGQKLRQFLTSQTRIHQIIDFGDAPVFTAIAYPTIVVIEKGRPSPLAPLPRERGTGTPPSPQGEGGRGDEGLFRALNWEMGQPLEQFETVVQTQSFGMPQAELKAEGWQFADRTSLRLLEKLRQAGTPLGKYVNGRFYYGIKTGLNEAFVVDRATRDRLIAEHSSSAEVLKPFLRGRDVKRWVIDYADLYLNAMCN, via the coding sequence ATGAGTGACCTCAAACTCAAACAAGACATTGCCCGATCGCTCAACCATTTCTCAACTGGCAATCTGGCTGACCATGCCCAAAGTTTATTCCAAACTTTAGGCTATCAAACCGATAAAGCGATCCGCCTGGACTCTCCGACGGTGGATGCCTTCCGCAGCCAATTTGACCAGGGCAAAGTATTTAACCCTAAGACAGCCAGGTCAGAAGAGTGGCAGTTTGTCGATCTGATGTTCCAACTGACTAAAGATGAAATTACCGGATCAGAACAAATCCGGCTCAACTTTGGCGGTTCACCTCGAATCGACAACAGTATTATTGAGTCTTATCTGTTTTTTGCGATCGAACTAGCAGGTAACACTTACTCCCGCAGCCAGCTAGCCAGCATCACCCGCGAAATCAACAAACTGTTTCCCATGCCCGTGATGCTGGTGTTTAAGCATGGGCAAACCCTCACACTCTCAATTATCAATCGTCGCCTCCACAAGCGGGATGAGTCGAAGGATGTTTTAGAAAAAGTAACACTCATTAAAGATATTGATTGCGCTAATCCCCACCGCGCCCATGTCGAGATCCTGTTTGACCTGTCTCTAGAGCAACTATACAAAACCCACAAGTTCAGTAACTTTGTGGAACTGCACCGGGCCTGGCAAAAGACCCTCGACAGCACCGAACTGAATAAGCGATTTTTTCAGGAAATTTCCGACTGGTATTTTTGGGCACGGCAACAGGTGCGCTTCCCGGATGATGCGCCCAAAGATGAAGAGGGACTGGATTCGGTGAGCTTGATTCGGTTGATTACTCGGTTGATTTTTGTTTGGTTCTTGAAAGAAAAACGACCCGCCCTCATCCCCAACCCTTCTCCCCAGGGAGAAGGGAGCCGGAATCAAAGTCCCTCTCCCCAGGGAGAGGGATTTAGGGTGAGGGCAAATTCCCTCGTTCCTGACGAACTGTTCCAGCTACCCCACCTGAAAGAATTGATTGACCTGGACGATCCCACCGCCAGTACCTACTACAAAGCGATTCTGCAAAATCTGTTTTTTGCCACCCTCAACCAGGAGATGAACACACCGGAGCAGCCGGACAACCGCAAGTTTCGCGGTAAGGCAAAACCGGGTAGCCGCGATCAGCACTTCATGGTACATAACGTCTATCGTTACCGCGATTTGTTCAGGCAACCGGAACAGGCACTCCAGCTATTTGAGCAAGTCCCCTTCCTCAACGGGGGCTTATTTGAGTGTTTAGACCAGCCTGACCCGCAAAATCCTAAGCAAACGCTGCGAATTGATGGTTTTTCTGACCGGGCGGATAACCCTCTCTCGGTGCCGAACTATCTCTTTTTCTCAGATGAGCAGGAGATTGACCTTAACGAGGTCTATGGCACCAAGAAGAAACGCTTTAAGGTGCGGGGATTGATCAACATTTTCAGCCGCTACAAATTCACCATTACCGAAAATACACCTCTAGAAGAAGAGATTGCCCTCGATCCAGAATTGCTGGGCAAGGTGTTTGAAAACCTGCTGGCAGCCTACAACCCCGAAACGAAGGTGACGGCGCGGAAGCAAACGGGGTCTTTCTACACCCCCCGCGAAGTGGTGGACTACATGGTGGATGAGAGCCTGTTAGTGTACTTGGAAAATGCCCTTTTGCCCTCACCCCCAGCCCCTCTCCCTGGGGAGAGGGGAGCCGGAACCTCTCCTACTCTTACTCTCCCTTCTCCCTGGGGAGTAGGCCGAAGGACGTGCGAAGCAGGGGGTCGGGGGGATGAGGGTGATCCTATCAGCGGCAAACTCCGCGAAATTCCCCGCGCACTCCTAGAACGCGCCCGTGAACTGAGGTCTAAACAAACCCCTGCGGAAGAGATTTTATGGGAATGTTTGCGCGATCGCCGCCTGCACAATTTCAAATTCAGACGGCAGCACAACATTGGGCAATACATCACTGATTTTTATTGTCATGGTGCGAAACTGGTCATTGAACTAGATGGCGGCATTCATGAAACCCAAACTGAACGCGATGCGGATCGGGATAGCTGGATGCAATCTCAAGGGTTAACTGTTCTTCGTCTACGAAATGAACAAATCTTCGAGCAATTAGAAACTGCATTACAGATAATTTTGTCTGCCCTCATCCCCAGCCCTTCTCCCCAGGAAGAAGGCAGTTGGAATCAAAGTCCCTCTCCCCAGGGAGAGGGATTTAGGGTGAGGGAAAAACTCCGCCAACTGCTCGACTACAAAACCCCAGATAATCCCTTTGCCGATGATCCGGAAAATACGGTGTTGCTGATCGCCGCGATCGACTCCCTGAAAGTGCTGGACCCGGCGGTGGGTTCCGGGGCGTTCCCGATGGGGATGTTGCAGAAGCTGGTGTTTATTTTGGGCAAGCTGGATCCCAACAATGAGTTTTGGAAGCATCAACAAAAAGAACGGGAAATTCGCCCGGTGCTAGAAGACCTGCAACAGGCCCAAAAAATTAGCTATGAGCAGGCACGGGAAGCAGCAGTTAAGCAACTGGAAGAACGGCTGGCAGAGATCGAAGCCGATTTTGCCGATAACGAAATGGACTATCCCCGTAAGTTGTTTTTGATCGAAAACAGTATCTATGGGGTAGACATTCAACCCATTGCCGTGCAGATTGCCAAGCTGCGGTTCTTTATTTCGCTAATTGTGGAACAACGGGTGGATGACACGGCTCCTAATCGCGGCATTTTGCCCCTGCCAAACCTGGAAACCAAGTTTATTGCCGCCAATACACTGATGAGTATTGACCGCCCTGCCCAGATGACCCTGGGAGCCTTGGCGGTGCAGGAAAAAGAACAGGAATTGGCAGAGGTGCGCCACCGGATTTTTACGGCGCGAACCCAGGCGACCAAGAACAAGTACCGTGAAAAAGACAAACAACTGCGGGATGAAATTGCCGTATTGCTGAAGCGGGAAGGCTGGGCAGATCATACCGCGACCCAACTGGCCCAATGGAATCCCTACGACCAAAATGCGTCAGCAGGTTTCTTTGACCCGGAGTGGATGTTTGGCATCAAGGATAGGTTTGATGTGTGCATTGGCAACCCGCCCTATGTGCGTCAGGAGCAAATTAAACACCTGAAGGAACAGTTCAAATCCCAGTATGAGTGTTTTACAGGCACCGCCGATCTGTATGTCTATTTCTACGAACGAGGACTGAAGCTACTGCGAGAGCAGGGCGTTCTCACCTTCATTTCCTCGAATAAGTATTTTCGGGCCGCCTATGGTCAAAAACTACGGCAATTCTTAACCAGCCAAACTCGGATTCATCAGATTATTGATTTTGGTGATGCCCCGGTGTTTACAGCTATTGCTTATCCGACGATCGTGGTGATTGAGAAGGGAAGACCCTCACCCCTAGCCCCTCTCCCTAGGGAGAGGGGAACCGGAACTCCCCCTTCTCCCCAGGGAGAAGGGGGCCGGGGGGATGAGGGCCTCTTCCGTGCCCTGAACTGGGAAATGGGGCAACCGTTAGAGCAATTTGAAACGGTGGTACAAACCCAAAGCTTTGGGATGCCCCAGGCCGAACTCAAAGCCGAGGGCTGGCAGTTTGCCGATCGCACCAGCCTACGATTGCTGGAAAAACTGCGCCAGGCAGGCACCCCCTTGGGGAAATATGTCAACGGTCGGTTTTACTACGGAATTAAAACAGGCTTGAATGAAGCATTTGTGGTGGATAGAGCTACCCGCGACCGACTGATTGCCGAACACTCCTCCTCTGCTGAAGTCCTCAAACCCTTCCTGCGCGGACGCGATGTAAAACGGTGGGTGATTGACTATGCTGACTTATATCTAAACGCGATGTGCAACTAA
- a CDS encoding type I restriction enzyme HsdR N-terminal domain-containing protein, translating to MVPVTAITKAILNFRDIQDKLGLHRTDNPEFFPEWRNPLPPPTDQEILALNRLAQRYLAYLEEGEVSEGTLNIILLSPLLDALGLCDPPYRIRGETWVEVQTQVDTEEGRITLEGRIDALTLQDDFWLVVIEGKRGGFSVLRAVPQAIAYMAATPHPSRPMFGLVTNGYDYLFVKLEGSEFALSHNFTLLSDADSNLLRVAQVLKYLVSLSLDRSDNGRTQ from the coding sequence ATGGTTCCAGTCACTGCGATTACCAAAGCCATTCTTAATTTTCGGGATATTCAAGACAAACTCGGTCTACACCGCACCGATAACCCTGAATTTTTCCCTGAGTGGAGAAACCCTTTGCCACCACCCACGGATCAAGAAATACTGGCTTTGAATCGTTTAGCCCAACGGTATCTTGCCTATTTAGAAGAGGGTGAAGTGAGCGAGGGGACACTGAACATTATTTTACTTTCACCCCTGCTGGATGCCTTAGGACTGTGCGATCCTCCTTACCGGATTCGGGGAGAAACGTGGGTTGAGGTTCAGACCCAGGTAGATACTGAAGAAGGAAGAATCACCTTAGAGGGGCGGATTGATGCGCTGACGTTACAGGATGATTTTTGGTTAGTGGTGATTGAGGGGAAGCGTGGTGGGTTTAGTGTGCTGCGAGCTGTTCCCCAGGCGATCGCCTACATGGCGGCGACTCCTCACCCCAGTCGTCCTATGTTTGGATTAGTCACGAATGGCTATGACTATCTGTTTGTCAAGTTAGAGGGAAGCGAATTTGCCTTGTCCCATAACTTTACCTTACTCTCCGATGCCGATAGCAATTTACTCCGAGTCGCCCAGGTTCTGAAGTATCTGGTTTCGCTCAGCTTGGACAGGTCAGACAATGGGAGGACTCAATGA